From the genome of Cytophagia bacterium CHB2:
GCTGCCGTTGTACATGTAAGGATACCCGGCGGTAGTCGATTCACCCAACACGAAAATGCGGTAACTGTTCGGCGCTTTCACCGCGCGCATCAAATCTTTCGAAGCCTCCGGCGTGACGCCGATCGTGGAAAAATAGCGCCGGCCAACGTTGTCATTGATTTGCAAATAACCCGGCACCAATTCCGCCGGCGTGAACAGCGCCAGATTGCCGCCATAATTTCCCGCGCGCAATACCAATTCGAAAATGAGAAAGAACAGCACCGGCGTGGCGAGCATGATGATCTTGAACACGCGCTCGCGTTTCTGCCGGCCGGCCTGCTGTTGCTGCCGGCGAAACGCCTTCACCGCGCTTTGATCGAGGCCGAGCTTTTTGGCAATTTTGGCGTCGGAAAGCCTGTTGCCGAGCGAAGCGATTTGCTGCTGTTGCTTAGCCGTCAATTCTGCCATGGCCGTTTCTCTGCGCTTTGAGCTTGGCGCCGCAAGTATCACGCACAATCAACTCCGTCTGAAACCGGTGCTGCAACTTCGATGAGGGCGGCGCGCCGTTGATTTTCGCCATGAGTTTTTCCACGGCCAAATCGCCCATTTCGCGGATCGGCTGCTTCATCGTGGTCAAGCCGACCAATTCCGCCAATTCGACGTTATCAAAACCCACCACGGCCATGTCTTCCGGAATGCGCAAGCCGCTTTGCTGCAAGGCGCGAATCGCGCCCAGCGCCTGAATGTCGCTCGCGACAAAAACTGCATCCGGCCGATTCTCGTGCAATTCCAACAATCGGCGCATGCCGAAATATCCGGCTTCTTTGTTGAAGCCATCATTGGGCACGGCGGCCTCTTCCGGCAACATATCGCTCGAAATCAGCAAGGATTCATTTACGGGCATGCCCGCCTCCTGCATCGCATGGCGAAATCCCTCCAGGCGTTCTTGCGCCGGCGTGCTTTCGAGATGGCCGTTGATCATGCCCATGCTGGTGTCGCCCAGCATCAG
Proteins encoded in this window:
- a CDS encoding substrate-binding domain-containing protein, with product LMLGDTSMGMINGHLESTPAQERLEGFRHAMQEAGMPVNESLLISSDMLPEEAAVPNDGFNKEAGYFGMRRLLELHENRPDAVFVASDIQALGAIRALQQSGLRIPEDMAVVGFDNVELAELVGLTTMKQPIREMGDLAVEKLMAKINGAPPSSKLQHRFQTELIVRDTCGAKLKAQRNGHGRIDG